A window of SAR324 cluster bacterium genomic DNA:
ACGATCTGTAGTGATGAGGCCCTTGGCAGCCACGGAGTTGCGATAGTTGATGTAGTGCGTGTAGCTTGGCACCAAGACAACATTGCTTTTGATCGTTCGGATCTTCTCCTTGCCATCAGGAGCACCGGTGGCGTTGGTGTCCTCGGTATGGCCCAAGATCATGATCAGTTGAAAAGGAGGCTTAGGCTTGGGTTTCTTTATTTCCTCTGTCTCTCGAAAAATGATGAGTTCTTTACTGGCTTGAGTTGCCTCTGTTACTACATCCAAATCAAAGTAATTCTCACCAATTTCTAATTCATACGGCAGTGAGTAGGCTGCATCGTAGCTGTTATCTGCAAGCTCCTGGTTGACACCATTGATCTGAATGGAGCGCAGGGGACTGAAAGCGCTGATCGTGACGGTGAAGTTACCACTGATGATTTCCGTCTTTTCGGGTGTGGTGCTGATGATTTCAATTTCCGCAGCTTCAGCAGGAGCCAAGTCTGCAATTTCTACTTCTGGTTCACGCACCACCAAAGGGATGCCATCGTATTCAATTCTTAGTAAATCAATAGCCAGTGTAGAATCAAAGCCTGCTTCCTTGGCTTGGGCGTAAAGGGAATTGGCTAGCTCCTGATTTTTATTGGTGCCAACCCCTTGCTCATGAAACTGCGCCAGATAATATTGGGCTTCCGCAACACCCTGCTCTGCAGCAGCCTTCAACCATCGGAATGCTTCTTGGTCCATTTTGCTGGAGAAGAGGAAGTCAAAAGCTGTCTTTCCAAAACTGAATCGGCTTTTATTCCGAAACTCTTCCTGCACACCCTTTCGTTGTCGATAGAGAATTCCCAAGCGTAACTGGGCTTCTGAATTTCCTCGCTCTGCAGCTTCCTTGTAGAAGCGAATGGCAGTGGCATCATCCTGCTCTACACCATTACCTTGCTCGTAGGCTTGGGCTTGGCTTAGAGCTTCCTCTGCTTCACGGAGTTGTTGCTCCTGAAATTCGGTTTCCAATTGTTCCAAAACCTCAACAGTTTCCGAGTCAGTTTCTGAGGGGTTAGCCGCCTGAAGAGGTTGGGCCAGCCAGCAAAAAAGAAAGCCCAGTAGCCAGAGCTTGTACATGCGATTCCAGTGACTAGTTTCTGTGAGCGGCATTCCAGCGTTGGCGAAAGTAGCGATTCAATTGATCAATCAGGGCACTTCGGATATCTGGTACGGTCAGCGACAAGCCCAGGGCGTCTGTCAGTACCCCAGGAACCAACAACAGACCACCAGCCAGCCAGAGTAGGAAGGCTTGCCAAAGTTCATCCGTTGGCAAGCGGTGTTGCTGCAATTCTACTTCCACCAATGTCCAGATTGAGAAGTCCTCCTCTCGCATCAGCCAAAGCCCTCCAACTGCTGTGACACTACTGAGGAGAATAGTACCCAGCAGACCACTCTCGCGCCCCAGCAGGATCAACAGTAGTCCTTCGATGAGAATCAGCAGTCCCAATAGGAACCAATGTATTCCACTCATGGGCTCTTGAGAGAAGACTCAGCAGCTTGTTCAGGCTGGGCGATCGGGGTGTCAGCGGGTCGTGGATTGAAGTAGAGATCCAGTCCATGAATAACGCCGAGTAAAGTGCCGATAATCAAGAAACTAATCAAGTAGTTCCGGAGAATTCGTGGCATTTTTATTCCGACGATTTCAATTGTATTCGCAAGTACAAGACGCCGAGGTCCTGATAGGATTCAATTTGGGATGCAGCACCTGGCAGCAAAAATCGATATTCAAAAGGGCCACGAGGAC
This region includes:
- a CDS encoding FxsA family protein, which translates into the protein MSGIHWFLLGLLILIEGLLLILLGRESGLLGTILLSSVTAVGGLWLMREEDFSIWTLVEVELQQHRLPTDELWQAFLLWLAGGLLLVPGVLTDALGLSLTVPDIRSALIDQLNRYFRQRWNAAHRN
- a CDS encoding tetratricopeptide repeat protein, translated to MYKLWLLGFLFCWLAQPLQAANPSETDSETVEVLEQLETEFQEQQLREAEEALSQAQAYEQGNGVEQDDATAIRFYKEAAERGNSEAQLRLGILYRQRKGVQEEFRNKSRFSFGKTAFDFLFSSKMDQEAFRWLKAAAEQGVAEAQYYLAQFHEQGVGTNKNQELANSLYAQAKEAGFDSTLAIDLLRIEYDGIPLVVREPEVEIADLAPAEAAEIEIISTTPEKTEIISGNFTVTISAFSPLRSIQINGVNQELADNSYDAAYSLPYELEIGENYFDLDVVTEATQASKELIIFRETEEIKKPKPKPPFQLIMILGHTEDTNATGAPDGKEKIRTIKSNVVLVPSYTHYINYRNSVAAKGLITTDRQWMEDQRNKEILLRQLSFEWERKYTWLGDITTGFGANTLGLRDVPESPDSSRDSWNSDFRQVSADSFLFGQFKLKTDSDITWQGKLEHKWKDAIGSMTDDGTADKLEVSNKFTLADWKYGTKLSYTLTDLNNDTKDKVDLKFSADVTIPVKPISFKLKHDISESEKRLANDDGVHERDRKNVTTVGITYPYAPWMIINLSRKLETKTSNLTDQDYWKYQTALQFTFIYK